One part of the Candidatus Methylacidiphilales bacterium genome encodes these proteins:
- a CDS encoding replication-associated recombination protein A → MSELFESQVATRPNTRLNLAARMRPLTLEEFAGQQHILAPGKLLHRLITSGRFSALLFYGPPGTGKTSLAHLIANTCGERFTALNAVESSVAELRKTVEEAEFTWRHNGKRTLVLVDEIHRFNKSQQDALLPHVEMGTIRLIGSTTQNPFFSVNAALISRMQVFEFRPLSESEIVPVLRRALSDPDKGLASSRVQADDEALAHLAKICDGDVRKALNALEVGVLSSPQQGGAIHFTLEVAEESIQRKAVVYDRDGDSHYDTISAFIKCVRGSEPDAALYLLAKMLHAGEEVRFIARRLVISAAEDIGLADPQALVLAVACQQAVEFIGLPEARIPLAETTVYLATAPKSNAAYAAGEEAARAISEGRTLEVPVALRDSHYAGAKKLGHGEGYQYAHDFTEGVSPDKMMAEVKSFYKPTGRGYEKTIAERLERWEALRSEKRSKQTGGVANS, encoded by the coding sequence ATGTCCGAACTGTTCGAGAGTCAGGTGGCAACCAGGCCGAATACCCGCCTGAATCTGGCGGCCCGAATGCGTCCTCTCACGCTGGAGGAATTCGCGGGCCAGCAACACATACTGGCACCCGGAAAATTGCTTCACCGGCTGATCACCAGTGGACGCTTTTCAGCGCTGTTGTTTTACGGCCCGCCCGGGACCGGAAAGACTTCCCTAGCTCATTTGATCGCCAACACCTGCGGCGAACGGTTCACAGCATTGAATGCGGTTGAATCCAGCGTGGCCGAACTGCGGAAAACAGTGGAGGAGGCCGAATTCACATGGCGTCACAACGGAAAGCGCACCCTGGTGCTGGTGGATGAAATCCACCGCTTCAACAAATCGCAACAGGACGCGCTCCTGCCCCATGTGGAAATGGGCACAATCCGACTGATTGGCTCCACCACGCAGAATCCGTTTTTCTCCGTCAACGCCGCGCTGATTTCGCGCATGCAGGTGTTTGAGTTCCGCCCATTGAGCGAGAGCGAGATTGTGCCCGTGCTGCGCCGCGCCCTCTCCGATCCTGACAAAGGGTTAGCGTCATCCCGGGTACAGGCGGACGACGAGGCGCTGGCCCATCTGGCCAAAATCTGCGACGGCGACGTGCGCAAGGCGCTGAATGCGTTGGAGGTGGGCGTCCTGTCCAGCCCGCAGCAAGGGGGCGCGATTCATTTTACGCTGGAAGTGGCGGAAGAATCCATCCAACGCAAGGCCGTGGTCTATGACCGCGACGGGGATTCCCATTACGACACCATCTCCGCGTTCATCAAGTGCGTACGCGGCAGCGAACCCGATGCCGCCCTGTATCTTCTGGCCAAGATGCTGCATGCCGGGGAGGAAGTCCGCTTCATTGCGCGGCGCCTGGTCATATCGGCTGCGGAAGACATCGGCCTGGCCGATCCCCAGGCGCTGGTACTGGCCGTGGCCTGCCAGCAGGCCGTGGAGTTCATCGGACTTCCGGAAGCCCGTATTCCGCTGGCGGAAACAACCGTTTACCTTGCCACGGCGCCCAAGAGCAACGCGGCCTACGCGGCAGGCGAGGAGGCCGCCCGGGCGATCTCCGAAGGCCGGACCCTGGAAGTACCCGTGGCATTGCGCGATTCTCATTATGCCGGCGCCAAAAAGCTCGGCCACGGCGAAGGCTACCAATACGCCCACGATTTTACAGAAGGTGTTTCTCCTGACAAAATGATGGCGGAAGTCAAAAGCTTTTACAAACCAACGGGCCGCGGCTATGAAAAGACAATTGCGGAACGGTTGGAACGCTGGGAAGCGTTGCGGAGCGAAAAACGTTCGAAGCAAACAGGTGGCGTTGCAAATTCATGA
- a CDS encoding ATP-binding protein, with translation MNDQIQKKGLFQIFRPVWYIDALLFWSVFTSCVLFMIFLLSGTTKTLLKQNMVTRTFSLTNMASAALSPDLHSPGEIQMEIEDSALRHLQTLQSENSEILAIWVAQFKYGKLQILHETRSRLHLNELLKNPALENLFERNMHAAQTSKAPQFSEWGFLKEDKSIFPGKEVNAPEYSFKTVPGWKASSPDEIPVVITAFDAHTMQAQFFEVDNNSGTVAGVAVLVATILGMFVRWRSMQRIQAVEEKLATMALLHQRDAILAEISSSADEILKRQDLEKPLDQMIFRIGLILKIDAFYASIKASSVFTDRRRSEPLLLGACPADSTPFVLSDLENPSLAEWKQQLFAGNIVCQNEIKATGDVLAFMRQHGLKSLALIPIRHENRLIGFLALKDQKANRSWEPAVLDSLKLAADLFGAAYARREQEQLLREGSKMQALGRMAGGVAHEFNNLLHIITGNLSRMLKNTGSLAEGHELAGKIMEASQRGSRIVEQLLSATRQGTPEFEYGKLNELVKKTAALIQPVAKKNIHLDLKLGEGLPGVLLDPSQIQQVILNLLLNACDAVSLGGRIEVRTGVCQRESGTVFQQYVFCEILDDGNGIPEADLEHIFDPFFTTKPPGAGTGLGLSTSRGILEQHHGFIEAANTYPHGARLNFYLPVHAFQCVTVEKYEGTAAVETLVNSSLLIADDEPLCLDVLGAYLKERDCKFFTAQDGNELLQLAEKHKHEIDWVITDWTMPGPEGPALVKQLRLLLPKARIVVASGFALNTSELPEVDGLIQKPFTPAQLFKTMRHLAGAVL, from the coding sequence ATGAACGATCAAATCCAGAAAAAAGGGCTTTTTCAAATTTTCAGGCCGGTCTGGTACATAGATGCGCTGCTATTCTGGTCCGTCTTCACCAGTTGCGTGCTGTTCATGATTTTCCTGCTGAGCGGCACGACGAAAACCTTGCTGAAACAAAACATGGTTACCCGGACCTTCTCGCTCACCAACATGGCATCAGCCGCCCTTTCGCCGGATCTCCACAGCCCCGGTGAGATACAAATGGAAATCGAGGACTCCGCTTTGCGGCACTTGCAGACTCTCCAGTCCGAGAATTCTGAAATCCTGGCCATCTGGGTGGCGCAATTCAAATACGGAAAATTGCAGATTCTCCACGAGACCCGGTCCCGCCTGCATCTGAACGAACTATTAAAAAATCCCGCGTTGGAAAATCTCTTTGAACGGAACATGCACGCCGCTCAAACCAGCAAGGCGCCGCAATTCAGCGAATGGGGCTTTCTAAAAGAGGACAAGTCAATCTTTCCCGGCAAGGAAGTCAACGCCCCCGAATACTCATTCAAAACCGTGCCGGGCTGGAAAGCTTCATCACCGGATGAAATTCCGGTGGTGATCACGGCATTCGACGCGCATACCATGCAGGCGCAATTTTTCGAGGTGGATAACAACAGCGGAACCGTGGCGGGAGTGGCCGTGCTGGTTGCCACGATTCTGGGCATGTTCGTCCGCTGGCGCAGCATGCAGCGCATCCAGGCGGTCGAGGAAAAACTGGCAACCATGGCGCTTTTACACCAGCGAGATGCCATTCTTGCGGAAATCAGCTCGAGCGCGGATGAGATCCTCAAAAGACAGGATTTGGAAAAACCCCTCGACCAAATGATATTTCGAATCGGTTTGATTCTGAAGATCGATGCCTTTTATGCCTCCATCAAAGCCTCTTCCGTTTTCACTGACCGCCGCCGGAGCGAACCGCTCCTGCTTGGCGCCTGCCCGGCTGATTCCACGCCATTCGTCCTGTCAGACCTGGAAAACCCGTCATTGGCGGAATGGAAACAGCAGCTTTTCGCCGGCAACATCGTCTGCCAGAACGAAATCAAGGCCACGGGAGATGTCCTGGCCTTTATGCGGCAACACGGTCTGAAATCCCTGGCGTTGATTCCAATCCGCCATGAAAACCGGCTCATCGGCTTTTTGGCATTGAAAGATCAAAAGGCAAACCGTTCCTGGGAACCTGCCGTATTGGATTCGCTGAAGCTGGCGGCGGACCTGTTTGGGGCGGCCTATGCGCGGCGAGAACAGGAACAACTGCTGCGCGAAGGCAGCAAAATGCAGGCCCTTGGCCGGATGGCAGGAGGCGTGGCGCACGAATTCAACAACCTTCTGCACATTATTACCGGGAACCTGAGTCGGATGTTGAAAAATACCGGCAGCCTCGCGGAAGGGCATGAACTGGCGGGCAAAATCATGGAGGCCAGCCAGCGGGGAAGCCGCATCGTGGAACAGCTTTTGAGCGCCACCCGGCAAGGCACCCCCGAGTTCGAATATGGAAAGCTCAATGAACTGGTAAAAAAGACTGCTGCCCTCATCCAGCCAGTCGCAAAGAAAAACATCCACCTCGATTTGAAACTTGGCGAGGGTCTGCCTGGCGTATTACTGGATCCATCCCAGATCCAGCAGGTCATCCTGAACCTTTTGTTGAACGCCTGCGATGCCGTTTCGCTCGGCGGGCGAATTGAGGTTAGAACCGGCGTCTGCCAGCGGGAAAGCGGAACCGTTTTCCAGCAGTATGTGTTCTGTGAAATCCTGGACGACGGAAACGGCATCCCGGAAGCCGATCTGGAGCATATTTTTGATCCCTTCTTCACGACCAAACCCCCCGGGGCCGGCACCGGCCTGGGCTTGTCCACTTCACGCGGAATCCTGGAGCAACACCATGGATTCATCGAAGCTGCAAACACTTATCCGCATGGGGCCCGCTTGAACTTTTATCTTCCGGTCCACGCTTTCCAGTGCGTCACAGTGGAAAAATATGAGGGCACGGCGGCGGTGGAAACTCTTGTCAACAGCAGCCTGTTGATTGCCGATGACGAACCTCTTTGCCTCGATGTTCTGGGCGCTTATCTGAAGGAAAGGGACTGCAAATTTTTCACCGCCCAGGATGGAAATGAACTGCTGCAATTGGCGGAAAAACACAAACATGAGATCGATTGGGTCATCACAGACTGGACCATGCCGGGACCCGAAGGGCCCGCCCTCGTGAAACAATTGCGCCTGCTGCTGCCCAAGGCGCGGATCGTGGTGGCAAGCGGCTTTGCCCTCAACACCAGTGAATTACCCGAGGTGGATGGCCTGATTCAAAAGCCATTTACTCCCGCGCAGCTTTTTAAAACGATGCGGCATTTGGCGGGAGCCGTATTATAA